TATCAGAACATTGGAGCGGTTGTAAATTGCGTTAGCTAAAGCTGGAAGCCCAGTGTGGAAGAACGTTGAGTCACCTATTGTTGCGACTATTACCTTCTTCTCCTTGCCACTCTTCCTCTGCTCCTCACTTATCGCACCATTAAGCGCAATGCTCAAGCCGTGAGCAACCCCAATCGAGCCACCCATGGCTATCGTAGTATCAACAGTCTTGAGCGGTGGGAGAACACCTAGCGTGTAACACCCTATGTCACTCGGGAAGATAGCCTTTGGAGATGCCGCCTTCCTAATCGCGAAGAACGTGTTCCTATGTGGGCATGCTGGACAAAGTGACGGTGGCCTCGGCGGAACTATCTCCTGAACCTTCTTGTACTTCTCGTCTATCTCCTGGAAGTTCACTGGTAGATCTACTCCCAAGAATTTTGCAATGGCTTCTACTGCCCTCCTAGTAGTCATCTCGTAAACCCTAGGCACTAAATCCTTACCGTGGATTGGAACGTTAATCTTTTGCTCGTAGGCCCACAGCTTAACCTGCTCCTCAACGACGGGCTCAAGCTCCTCGACAATGAGAACCTTCTCTAGGCCATCGAAGAACTTCTCGAGCAATCCGTAGGGCACTGGGAACGGCGTTCCAAGCTTAAGTATCTTGACATTATCAACGCCGAGCCAAGCTAGGGCCTCCTTCACGTACGCATAGCTTAATCCGGGGGCTATTATACCGACTTTGCCATCACCTTCAATCCAGTTGAATGGAGAGTTCTCGAACTCCTTCCTGTACTTCTCGATCGTCTCAAGCAACCATGCATGCTTGGGCCTCTGGAATGCTGGAATATCAACGTACCTCTCTGGGTTCTTCTTGAACTCTCCGAACTTCCTCTTTCCCTGCTTTATCTCCTCTGGAAGCTCCCCCAGGACTACGTCTCCCCTCATGTGGGATGACCTTGTCGTCGTCCTTAGGATCACCATCTGCCCGTACTTCTCGCTTATCTCAAACCCGTACTTGACCATGTCCTTTGCCTCTTGAACGCTTGAGGGTTCGAGGACTGGGATGTTGGCGAACTTGGCTATTGCCCTTGTATCTTGCTCGTTCTGTGAAGACCACATGCTGGGGTCGTCAGCGACCATGACTATTAGGCCACCGTTAACTCCCATGTAGCTGACGGTCATGAATGAGTCCATTGCAACGTTCAGTCCAACGTGCTTCATTGCAGTCATTGCCCTGAGCCCGGCCCAGGAAGCGCTTAATGCTGTTTCAAACGCGACCTTCTCGTTGGTCGAGTACTCCATGTAAACGCCAGCCCTCTTGGCAACTGCAGCCATTGTGTCCGTGACCTCGGAACTTGGAGTCCCAGGGTAGGCTGCAAATACTCCAATGTTGCCCTCAAGGGCTCCCCTAACTATTGCCTGGTTTCCTAAGAGGAGGACTCTTTCCCCGGGCTTATCCCACAAAACTATATCCGTAACTTTAACCATTCACTCCACCTCCAACTTTCCAACATTTCTGGCCTGCTGAACTAAAGCGTAGGCAGCAGAAGCAACATCTTCTGGCCTCTCATACGTTGGAATCCCGTTCTTCTCCAACAACTCCTTAGCCTTCTCACTAACGTAACCAGCCATGAACATTGCGAGAACGGGCTTTCCGTTATTTACCTCCTTCATGGCCCTTATAATACCCTCTGCATGCTCAGTTGGCGTCATGCCGGCGAAAGTTGGGACTACGCAGATCGCTATTAGGAGGTCAACGTTTGGATCTTGTAGCAGGAGCTTTGCAGTCCTGTAATAGTCTTCTCCCCTTGCTGAGGCTATCATGTCCACTGGATTCTTTACTGCCGCCATTGGTGGTAGGAACGATCTAAGCTCTTCAATTGTTTTCTCCTCCAAGTTGGCCAGCTTTAGTCCCCTCTTGTCTATTTCATCTGCCGTGAGAACTCCCGGCCCTCCAGCGTTCGTCATTATAGCAACCCTATTTCCTCTTGGTAGTGGCTGCGTGAATGCCCTGGCCATGCTGAGCATTTCATCTATGGTATCTGCTACTAAAACGCCACTCTGCTTGAATGCTGCTTCATAAATCTTCCAGCTTCCAGCAAGTGAACCTGTGTGGGACGATGCTGCCCTAGCCCCGCTCTCGCTCTTTCCAGCCTTTAGAGCTATGACAGGCTTCTTCTTCGTTACCCTCTTCGCGATCTCCATGAACTTCCTTCCATCCCTTATCCCCTCTATATACAGGGCGATTGCCTTGTCTTCCTCTGTATCCGCCAAGTACTCCATTATCTCGGCGAAGTCCAGATCTGCCATGTTGCCAACGCTTATGAACTTTGAGAATCCTATGTCTTCTTTTATCGTCTTATAGACTATTCCAGCTCCCAATGCTCCGCTCTGGCTTATGAAGGCTACGCTCCCCTTCTTTGCCACGGTGATGAATGTCGCGTTTAAGTTCGCATGGGTGTTCATTATTCCAACGCAGTTCGGTCCTATTATCCTCATTCCATACTTGCGGGCTATTTCCACGAGTTCTTGTTCTTCCTTCTTTCCTTCTTCGCCCGTCTCTCCGAAGCCTGCTGTTATTATTACGACTCCCTTTACCCCCTTCTCCCCGCATTGGATTAAGGTGTCCTTGACGAACTTTTTGGGGACGACTATTATTGCGAGGTCAACTTCCCCTGGGATGTCCTTGACGCTTTTGTACGCTTTAACGCCTTGAACTTCCTCCTCCTTGACGTTCACTGGATAAACTTTTCCACCCCTGTACTCCTTTAGATTCTTGAAAACCTCATAACCAAGCTTCTTTGGATCATTAGAAGCGCCAATAACCGCGACTCCCCTAGGATTAAAGAAGTAATCGAGCATTAAGCCTCACCATTTTCATGCTTGTAAAACGACCTTATAAGGTT
This window of the Pyrococcus kukulkanii genome carries:
- the acdAII gene encoding acetate--CoA ligase I subunit alpha — its product is MLDYFFNPRGVAVIGASNDPKKLGYEVFKNLKEYRGGKVYPVNVKEEEVQGVKAYKSVKDIPGEVDLAIIVVPKKFVKDTLIQCGEKGVKGVVIITAGFGETGEEGKKEEQELVEIARKYGMRIIGPNCVGIMNTHANLNATFITVAKKGSVAFISQSGALGAGIVYKTIKEDIGFSKFISVGNMADLDFAEIMEYLADTEEDKAIALYIEGIRDGRKFMEIAKRVTKKKPVIALKAGKSESGARAASSHTGSLAGSWKIYEAAFKQSGVLVADTIDEMLSMARAFTQPLPRGNRVAIMTNAGGPGVLTADEIDKRGLKLANLEEKTIEELRSFLPPMAAVKNPVDMIASARGEDYYRTAKLLLQDPNVDLLIAICVVPTFAGMTPTEHAEGIIRAMKEVNNGKPVLAMFMAGYVSEKAKELLEKNGIPTYERPEDVASAAYALVQQARNVGKLEVE
- the iorA gene encoding indolepyruvate ferredoxin oxidoreductase subunit alpha; this encodes MVKVTDIVLWDKPGERVLLLGNQAIVRGALEGNIGVFAAYPGTPSSEVTDTMAAVAKRAGVYMEYSTNEKVAFETALSASWAGLRAMTAMKHVGLNVAMDSFMTVSYMGVNGGLIVMVADDPSMWSSQNEQDTRAIAKFANIPVLEPSSVQEAKDMVKYGFEISEKYGQMVILRTTTRSSHMRGDVVLGELPEEIKQGKRKFGEFKKNPERYVDIPAFQRPKHAWLLETIEKYRKEFENSPFNWIEGDGKVGIIAPGLSYAYVKEALAWLGVDNVKILKLGTPFPVPYGLLEKFFDGLEKVLIVEELEPVVEEQVKLWAYEQKINVPIHGKDLVPRVYEMTTRRAVEAIAKFLGVDLPVNFQEIDEKYKKVQEIVPPRPPSLCPACPHRNTFFAIRKAASPKAIFPSDIGCYTLGVLPPLKTVDTTIAMGGSIGVAHGLSIALNGAISEEQRKSGKEKKVIVATIGDSTFFHTGLPALANAIYNRSNVLIVVMDNLVTAMTGDQPNPGTGETPHGEGRRVPIEDVAKAMGADFVAVVDPYDIKATYETIKKALEVEGVSVVVSRRACALYRIGQLRREGKQWPIYQVNEEKCTGCKICINAYGCPAIYWDAEKKKARVDPLMCWGCGGCAQVCPFDAFEKVREGEL